One region of Natronorubrum aibiense genomic DNA includes:
- the thyA gene encoding thymidylate synthase: MQQYLELVDTVLSEGTYKPNRTGVDTISSFSEHYEVDLQEGYPLLTTKQMDGYRWNSMLHEVCWYLSGEEHVKNLREETKIWDAWADEEGRLDTAYGRFWRRYPIPEDDAQLEGETWPDEAHRWVTEESDGRKTFDQLQYVVDTLSDSPNSRRLVVNAWHPANAAVSTLPPCHYSFVFNVQGDRLNCHLTQRSGDTALGIPFNIAAYALLTKVVAQQTGFEPGIFAHTVVDAHVYCGRGARGEWYADNLEALQSRLADADEREDYLSIREWLETEAPAEAEGDERLDHVPGLLEQLSREPLERPTLEIGDATVDELAYEDVELQDYDSHDGLMFSVAE, encoded by the coding sequence ATGCAACAGTACCTCGAGCTCGTCGACACGGTCCTTTCGGAGGGCACGTACAAGCCGAATCGGACCGGCGTCGACACGATCTCGTCGTTCAGCGAGCACTACGAGGTCGACCTCCAGGAGGGGTACCCCCTGCTGACGACCAAGCAGATGGACGGCTACCGCTGGAACTCGATGCTACACGAGGTGTGCTGGTATCTCTCCGGCGAGGAACACGTCAAGAACCTCCGCGAAGAGACCAAGATCTGGGACGCGTGGGCCGACGAGGAGGGGCGACTCGACACCGCCTACGGCCGCTTCTGGCGACGGTATCCGATTCCTGAGGACGACGCCCAACTCGAGGGCGAAACGTGGCCTGACGAGGCCCACCGGTGGGTGACCGAGGAGTCAGACGGCAGAAAGACCTTTGACCAGCTCCAGTACGTCGTCGACACCCTCTCGGACAGCCCGAACTCGCGTCGACTCGTCGTCAACGCCTGGCACCCTGCCAACGCGGCCGTCTCGACGCTGCCGCCGTGTCACTACTCGTTCGTCTTCAACGTTCAGGGCGACCGACTGAACTGCCATCTCACCCAGCGCTCCGGCGACACCGCACTGGGAATTCCGTTCAACATCGCGGCCTACGCGCTCCTGACGAAGGTCGTCGCCCAGCAGACGGGCTTCGAACCCGGAATCTTCGCCCACACGGTCGTCGACGCCCACGTCTACTGCGGGCGCGGCGCGCGCGGGGAGTGGTACGCCGACAACCTCGAGGCGCTGCAGTCTCGTCTGGCCGACGCCGACGAGCGCGAGGATTATCTCTCGATTCGCGAGTGGCTCGAGACCGAAGCGCCCGCCGAAGCCGAGGGCGACGAGCGACTCGACCATGTCCCCGGCCTGCTCGAGCAACTGTCCCGAGAGCCACTCGAGCGCCCGACGCTCGAGATCGGTGACGCGACGGTCGACGAACTGGCCTACGAGGACGTCGAGTTGCAGGACTACGACTCCCACGACGGGCTCATGTTTTCGGTGGCTGAATGA
- a CDS encoding dihydrofolate reductase produces MSDEHELETDCELVGIVAVADNDVIGKDGDMPWHIPADLTHFKETTMDHPVIMGRVTYEGILEALGEPLPGRTTIVLTSRPLETPENAVVANDLEGALEAAERAARKRHNTDRVFVAGGATVYEQLLPALDRLIVTEVHDDPDGDTRFPTWDRESFREVSRAEHDGFAFVEYARRERTD; encoded by the coding sequence ATGAGCGACGAGCACGAACTCGAGACCGACTGCGAACTCGTCGGCATCGTCGCCGTCGCGGACAACGACGTCATCGGCAAGGACGGTGACATGCCCTGGCACATTCCTGCGGATCTGACGCATTTCAAGGAGACGACGATGGATCACCCGGTCATCATGGGCCGGGTCACCTACGAGGGGATCCTCGAGGCCCTCGGCGAACCGCTGCCGGGCCGGACGACGATCGTCCTGACGAGTCGCCCCCTCGAGACACCCGAGAACGCCGTCGTCGCGAACGACCTCGAGGGTGCGCTCGAGGCAGCCGAGCGTGCGGCTCGCAAGCGCCACAACACCGATCGCGTGTTCGTCGCTGGCGGCGCGACAGTGTACGAGCAGTTGCTGCCCGCGCTCGATCGACTGATCGTCACCGAGGTACACGACGATCCCGACGGCGACACGCGATTCCCGACGTGGGACCGCGAGTCGTTTCGCGAGGTTTCGCGGGCCGAACACGACGGATTCGCGTTCGTAGAGTACGCACGACGAGAGCGCACGGACTGA
- a CDS encoding twin-arginine translocation signal domain-containing protein, translating to MTDNDNGLFDDSRRSFMKKGALATTAVALGASATSGSVTAQEDSDGTVLVYGDDYQPGIDFEVISALNTSTKEDLLEDSGSEDDVFDDPDDWDAYIISYDLGTDAPTWGFLFTEDVSLSAGDSDTMGDDGQFRDSQLDLIEATPGASGNGGDTNGNGDEEEMDDEEDDGNGGANGGNGGADAGGNGGADGGNGGADGGNGGADAGGN from the coding sequence ATGACAGACAACGATAACGGACTATTCGACGACTCGAGGCGATCGTTCATGAAGAAAGGGGCGCTCGCCACGACGGCGGTTGCCCTCGGCGCGAGTGCGACGTCGGGCTCCGTCACCGCTCAGGAGGACAGTGACGGGACAGTGCTCGTGTACGGAGACGACTACCAACCTGGCATCGACTTCGAGGTTATTTCGGCGCTGAACACCTCGACGAAAGAGGATCTGCTCGAAGATTCCGGGTCGGAAGACGACGTGTTCGACGATCCGGACGACTGGGACGCCTACATCATCAGTTACGACCTCGGCACGGACGCCCCGACGTGGGGCTTCCTGTTCACGGAAGACGTCAGCCTCAGCGCTGGCGACAGTGACACGATGGGTGACGACGGCCAATTCCGCGACTCCCAGCTCGATCTGATCGAGGCCACGCCCGGCGCGTCCGGCAACGGCGGCGACACCAACGGTAACGGTGACGAAGAAGAGATGGACGACGAAGAAGACGACGGTAACGGTGGCGCTAACGGCGGTAACGGCGGTGCAGATGCCGGCGGTAACGGTGGCGCTGACGGCGGTAACGGTGGCGCTGACGGCGGTAACGGTGGCGCCGATGCCGGCGGCAACTAA
- a CDS encoding calcium-binding protein has protein sequence MTDTNSGLFDDSRRSSLKKGALATTAVALGASAATAQEDDDTVLVYGDDYYPGVDFEVISALETATKEDLIDDSGSADDVFDDPDDWDAYIISYDLGSDAPTWGVLFTEDADLSAGDSETMGDDGEFRDTQLDLVEASL, from the coding sequence ATGACAGATACCAATAGCGGACTGTTCGACGACTCGAGACGGTCCTCCTTGAAGAAGGGCGCACTCGCCACGACGGCGGTCGCCCTCGGCGCAAGCGCGGCCACCGCACAGGAGGACGACGACACCGTGCTCGTGTACGGTGACGATTATTACCCCGGCGTCGATTTCGAGGTGATTTCGGCACTCGAAACGGCGACAAAAGAGGATCTGATCGACGATTCCGGCTCGGCGGACGACGTGTTCGACGACCCGGACGACTGGGACGCCTACATCATCAGCTACGATCTCGGCTCGGACGCCCCGACGTGGGGCGTTCTGTTTACCGAGGACGCCGACCTCAGCGCTGGCGATAGCGAGACGATGGGTGACGACGGTGAGTTCCGCGATACGCAGCTGGATCTCGTCGAAGCCAGTTTGTAG
- a CDS encoding ribonuclease H-like domain-containing protein — protein sequence MTARADVSLLALPPSALVDRPVETLADVDVTLEPDAVWVLGPDQEPQAFARARQVFDAPTFHPPLETGDGPLSSYQFESDDLELAVCNGVRSLQADQSAGSSAFTGSSDVVALVCDDVATNVRPTTLETSLEGAATLAAALPTGRVTTVLTGSEPAGYDELWHLEADTGAVCTVDHEPAVVCSPAGDDCVSVRVRGGGPVEGYGSDRSIAKLSLSDDGIERVETYSVTTFGLEAVSGIGPKTATRLTERGVRTRTELLEVPLETLAELPGVGCDRARTIHQHATVLETGEPRRRTDEPLPGERWSTPPLCLDIETDGLSPTIIWQIGVYDPVTDTYRAFVERDEPTDPGPVLEAFCDWLLGIHPDRALLTWNGWRFDYRHLGSFIARYVPYYADDWESIPTFDLYAWAVRNEHAILPGRTNELAVVADALGYEGAATGLDGARTAAAYQRFMRTGEPLEWGRHEAYCEDDCRALWHVYERLRDASAASSAGATESGTTAQTTGDDANETIDSEQTGLGDF from the coding sequence ATGACCGCTCGAGCCGACGTGTCGCTGCTCGCCCTCCCACCGTCGGCGCTCGTCGACCGCCCAGTCGAGACGCTCGCAGACGTCGACGTGACCCTCGAGCCGGACGCCGTCTGGGTGCTCGGCCCCGACCAGGAGCCACAGGCGTTCGCCCGCGCGCGGCAGGTGTTCGACGCGCCGACGTTTCATCCGCCGCTCGAGACCGGCGACGGGCCACTTTCCAGCTACCAGTTCGAGAGCGACGACCTCGAGCTCGCGGTCTGCAACGGAGTCAGATCGCTGCAGGCCGATCAATCGGCCGGCTCGAGTGCGTTCACGGGATCGAGCGACGTCGTCGCGCTCGTCTGTGACGACGTCGCTACGAACGTCCGACCAACGACGCTCGAGACGAGCCTCGAGGGGGCGGCCACTCTCGCCGCGGCGTTGCCGACCGGACGCGTGACGACCGTTCTGACGGGCAGCGAACCGGCCGGCTACGACGAACTGTGGCACCTCGAGGCCGACACCGGGGCGGTCTGCACCGTCGATCACGAGCCCGCGGTGGTCTGTTCCCCGGCCGGCGACGACTGTGTCTCCGTCCGTGTTCGAGGTGGCGGCCCCGTCGAGGGCTACGGCAGCGACCGCTCGATCGCGAAACTGTCGTTGTCCGACGACGGCATCGAGCGCGTGGAGACGTACTCGGTAACGACGTTCGGGCTCGAGGCCGTCTCCGGGATCGGCCCGAAGACCGCGACTCGCCTCACCGAGCGCGGCGTGAGGACGCGAACCGAACTGCTCGAGGTGCCCCTCGAAACGCTGGCCGAGCTTCCCGGCGTGGGCTGCGACCGCGCGCGGACGATCCACCAGCACGCGACGGTTCTCGAGACGGGCGAGCCGCGGCGACGCACCGACGAGCCGCTCCCGGGCGAGCGCTGGTCGACGCCGCCGCTGTGTCTCGACATCGAAACCGACGGGCTCTCGCCGACGATCATCTGGCAGATCGGCGTCTACGACCCCGTGACCGACACCTATCGCGCGTTCGTCGAACGCGACGAGCCGACCGATCCGGGGCCGGTGCTCGAGGCGTTCTGTGACTGGCTGCTCGGGATCCACCCCGACAGGGCGCTGCTCACCTGGAACGGCTGGCGGTTCGACTACCGCCACCTCGGCTCGTTTATCGCCAGATACGTCCCCTACTACGCCGACGACTGGGAGTCGATCCCGACGTTCGACCTCTATGCTTGGGCCGTCCGCAACGAGCACGCGATTCTCCCCGGGCGGACGAACGAACTCGCCGTCGTCGCCGACGCGCTCGGCTACGAGGGGGCGGCGACCGGCCTCGACGGTGCCCGGACGGCCGCGGCGTATCAGCGATTCATGCGAACCGGAGAACCCCTCGAGTGGGGCCGCCACGAAGCCTACTGCGAGGACGACTGCCGGGCGCTGTGGCACGTCTACGAGCGACTTCGAGACGCGTCGGCGGCCTCGAGCGCCGGCGCGACGGAGTCCGGTACGACGGCGCAAACGACAGGAGACGACGCGAACGAGACGATCGACAGCGAGCAAACCGGACTGGGTGACTTTTGA